The stretch of DNA GGGTCCCGCGGGAATCCCCACGGTCGAATGACTACCGTCGGGAGCGCATCCGACCCAAGTAGCCGAAGCGCTCCCATCGGAGGATTCGACAGCCCGGTCGACGCGCGAATCGACCACGAAGGCGCCGGACGCCGTCCCCCGTAGTCAACGGCGTTTTCTACGACAGTGAAAATTTATTATTATTAATTATTGGGGTAAACCTGTGGTTATTTCCCGTTCGACCACGATATCCGACGTGGGGAAGAATGCCTCTGACATATCCGGACCACGCGCCCGTGGTCCACACTCCTGTTCCCCGTTTTGTGTAGGAGCGCGATGCTCCCGTTCGGAACTGGCGGACTGCCGTCGCTCATTCCTCGGGACAGTGAACGCGTTCGTCCGCCCCGTTTCGCCGATGGCCGCGTCCTCCGAACGACTATTGACTCTCCGAAAGTATCGCCGCCCGTGGACGTCGCTAAGCTGGTTGGCGATTTCGCGAGCGTGCTCGCGTTCTTGCTCGTCGTGGGAGCGATGGCGTGGCTCGTCGTTACACGGTTCCTGCCCGGTCCGTGATCGACGCCGGTCGTCCGAGCCGTACGGCCCACTCCAGCACCGGTCCCGGCTCGGCCTCGTGCTCGACGAGCAGGGTGCCCCACGTCCGCCGGAGATGGTGGAGAGTCGGATACGGCCACCCCGGATCGTCGTTCTCGACGCGCCCAGCGGCATCGGTGGTCCACCACCGGAGGGATCGCGTACTCGTGATGTCGACGAGCGCCGCCGGTCGGACGGTGCCGTCTCATGGGCGACGCGCCCCTCCGATACGGGCCGGACAGTCCTCGCGGCCGTCTCGTGGGACCGGCAGGCCGTAGCAGTAGCAGACGGCGAGGGGAGAGCGGTCGGTGACCCGGTCGCTCTTACTCACGACGGACCACGTCGTGACTTAAGCAGGCGCTCGCAGTCGGTCGTTTCGCCCCAATACCGGTACGATGCCGCCCGGATTCGAACCACGGTCGTTCCGCTTCGCTCCACTCCCTGATTCGAATCCGTCCCTGCGGTTTTTCCCCACGTTTTTGCGAGGGAACGACGTGACCGAGCAAAAAGTGGGTATGGGACCGCCGTGGACTCGCTTCACTCGTCCACGAGGCCCCATTCGCTCGCGGCGCTCGCTCATGGGACCGCCCGGATTCGAACCACGGTCGTTCCGCTTCGCTCCACTCCCTGATTCGAATCCGTCTCTGCGGTTTTTCCCCACGTTTTTGCGAGGGAACGACGTGACCGAGCAAAAAGTGGGTATGATGACGCCCGGATTCGAACCACGGTCGTTCCGCTTCGCTCCACTCCCTGATTCGAATCCGTCCCTGCGGTTTTTCCCCACGTTTTTGCGAGGGAACGACGTGACCGAGCAAAAAGTGGGTATGGGACCGCCGTGGACTCGCTTCACTCGTCCACGAGGCCCCATTCGCTCGCGGCGCTCGCTCATGGGACCGCCCGGATTCGAACCGGGGTCACGGGCACCCAAGGCCCGAAGTATACCAGGCTAACCCACGGTCCCGCACTTCGATGTCCTCCGCGCGCCCGGTAAAGGATTTCGTTCGGTCGGAGACGGTCAGTCCGCGCCGATAGCGCAGCCGTCGGCGTACTCGATGTCGTCGATGGAGTCGATGGGGTCGTCGCCGCAGACGGGACAGTCCGGGTCCGCGGCGTACGGCACCGTCTCGAAGCTCATGTCCATCGCGTCGTAGAAGAGCAGCCGGCCGATCAACGGGTCGCCGGCGTCGAGTAGGATCTTCACCGCCTCGGTGGCTTGGAGACAGCCGACGGTACCGGGAAGGACGCCGAGGACGCCCGTCGTCGCGCAGTCGGGGACGGTGCCGGGTTCGGGCGCCTCGCGGAACAGACATCGGTAACAGGGTCCGTCGGGGTGGAGCGTCGTCACTTGCCCCTCGAACTTGTAGATGGCGCCGTGCGAGACGGGGATCCCTTCGAGCCGGCAGCTATCGTTGACGAGATAGCGCGTCGGGAAGTTGTCGGAGGCGTCGACGACGACGTCGTAGTCGGTGAGGATGTCGGCGTCGTCGCGGTCCAGGCGGGCCTCGTAGGTGTCGACGCCCACGTCGGGGTTGAGCGCGGCCACGAAGTCCCGGGCACTGTCGACTTTCGGTCGGCCCACGTCGTCGTCGCCGTGGATGACCTGCCGTTGCAGGTTCGAGCGCTCGACGACGTCGTCGTCGACGACGCCGATGGTCCCTACCCCCGCGGCCGCGAGATACTGGATGACGGGCGCGCCCAGTCCGCCGGCGCCGACGACGAGCGCGCTCGAATCGAGCAGGCGCTTCTGTCCCTCCGGCCCCACCTCGTCCATGATGATGTGACGGGAGTAGCGGTCCAGCTGCGTGGCATCCAGCGAGAGATCGCTCATAGCCCACGCTCCGTGACCGAGGTGGATAAATCCGTGTTGTCCGTGCGCTCCCGAACCTCGGCCGTTATAAATCGTATGTCGCGATAGAAAACGCGAAAGGGGACGCGAGCGCCGTCCACGGAAGCGCTACGCACTTGCGTTCGGCGGTCGAGGCCCCCTATCCCCTCCGCGATCGACTGCGGCCCTGGCACGCCCTGATGCTGGTCGTCTTCCTCGTCGGTTCGGCTGGTTCCCTCCACCGTGCCGATACGATAACCGCCGGGACGACGTTGCGCGCCGTCGTCTCCGGCCTCTTCGGTCTCGTCCTCTTCCAGTTCACCGTCGGCAACGGCTGGGGATACGCCGTCGAGTATCACGGCACCGGCGGGGAGTGGACCGATCTGCCCTTCCTGATCCCGTTGGTCGTCGCCGCGGTGGCGGGCGTCGCCGTCACGACCCAAATCGAGAGCGTCGGTCTCGGGGCGTGGGGCGCGTTCTGGGCGTTCGTGGTCGTCGCTGCCGTCGTCGCGCTGGGGGTGCGGATCGCCGCCGGCTACCGCGGGGCCGGCGCTCGGTAGACGAGCAGTTTCCGGACGAATGCGCCGACTGGAGCGGTCCGAGAGCGGCCGGACACGCCACGTCGACGCCAACGGCGAACGCGTGGGCGGACGCGGCGGGGATGTCGGTGTGGGCGGCCTGTACGTTCCGGCCGGTCAGTCGGCCAGTTCCGCCATGTCGAGGGCGTCGAGGCGCTCCGGCGTGGGAATCCCGTCGTCGTCCCAGCCGCGGAACGCGTAGTACTCGTCGAGCATCGCGGATAGCTCCTCGGGCGGACAGTACATCCCCTCGGCCGGCCGTCGGGGATGGGTTCGTGCATCACGCGATGGGAGAGCGTGTCCGTCTCGCGGCGCGCGACGCCGCGTTCGACGTTGATCAGACGTTCGAGGTTGTAGATCCGCTCGCCGATGCGTTCCACCTCGTCGGTCGAGAGCTCCCACCCCGTCGCCGCGTTGATGGCGTCGCGATAGCGGTCGGTGACGCGCTTGTCGTAGCCGCCCTCGCTCACGAACCGACACTGGGTGAGCGAGTCGCCGAGGGCGGTGAAATGCTGGGTGCGGGCGGCGAACGCCGGCGTCCCCTCCGTCGTCTCGGCGTGTTCGCCGTCGTACTGGAGCGTCGGCCGGGTGTCGTGGTGGGAGCCGCCACGCGTCGACGTGGCGTAGCCGATGCTCATCCCCTTCAGCCCGCGGGGGGAGTGAGCCGCGAACTCCAGGCCCTTCGTGCCGTGGAGGTAGCGCTCCGCCTCGTCGTCCAGGTCGGCCGCGAGGCGGAACGACCCCTCCGCGAGTCGGTCGCCGAACCCTTCCCGGTGTGCCGTCCGGCGCGCGAGTTCGACGAGGCCGTCGGCGTCGCCGAACGCGAGGTGCGGGCAGTCGTCGTCGGAGAGGAGGCCCTCGTCGTAACACTCGCGGGCGAAGGCGACGGAGACGCCCCACGAGATGGTGTCCATCCCCAGCCGATCACAGCGGTCGTTGGCCTTGATCACCCGCTCGACGTCGAAAACGTCGGTCATGGTCGCGGTGCCGAACAGGCTCTCGAACTCGGGGATCTTCGCGTCGGTGACGCCCTCGCTCTCGACGGTGACGTGTTTGCCACAGGCGACGGCGCAGTTCGCACAGGTCGTGTCTTCGGTGACGTACTCCTCGCGGATCAGTTCACCGCTGATCGCCTCGGCCTCCTCGCGGGGCGACTGTTCGACCCGATTGTTTCGCCGCCCGAGTTTCCCCATCTCGTTGATGGGGTTGACGAGGCCGGCCGTGCCGTACTCCTGTAGCATCTCCGTCCCCTCCATCAACGGCTGCATCCGACTCCCCACGAGGCTCCGCAGGTCGCCGTCGGCGGCCGGCTCGGGACGGAACTCGCCTTCCTCGATCGCCACCGCCTTGACGTTCTTCGACCCGAGGACGGCGCCGGCGCCGCCGCGGCCGGCGACCCCCTCGCGCATCTCGGAGTCGTGGAGCAGGCAGGCGAAACGCACGAGGTTCTCGCCGGCCGGGCCGGCGGCGATGACGTGGACGTCGCTCGTGGCGTCCGCGGCCGCCAGCGCCTCGACTTCGGCGCACGTCTCGTAGGTGTCGAGCCCCGCGAGGGCGGGCGCGGGGACGACGCGTGCGCCCTCGTCGTCGACGTGGACGTAGGAGAGTTCGTCGGCGGCGCCGTGGAGGACGATGGACTCGAAGCCCGTCGTCTTCTGGGCGCGGGGGAAGGTACCGCCGAACGTGCTGTCGAAGAAGCCGTTCGTCTGTGGGCTGACGAAGCCGACGACGCCCCGACTCGTCGACTGGAAGGGCGTGCCGTTCATCGGCCCGACACTAAAGACGACGACGTTCTCGGGGTCGAACGGGTCGGCGTCGGCGGGGACGTGGTCGTGAACTGCCTGCGCCGCGAAGCCGTTGCCGCCGAGGAACCGCCGAGCGTCGGCGGGGTCGATGGCGTCGACCTCGCTCTCGCCGTCGTCTAGGTGGACGTGGAGGCGCTCCCCGCCGTAGACGGGTGGGAGGCCGGACTCGGGCACGCTACGCCCCCGCCGGCGCGTCGGCCCGCCGGGTGGCCGCAGTGGTGGTGTGTGGCATGGAGAGTGATCGTCGCTCCGCGTACATATCGTTTGTCCGTGTGCGATCCGGGGAGCCGCCAGCCCTACAGCTCGAATTCGGTCCCGACGCCGACGGACTGGAACGCATCGGGGAGTCGCTCGGCCAAGATGCGGCGAGCGGTCGACCCCGTGCAGTGGGCGGCGCCGAACCGGTCGAGCCGGCCGTCGAGCCAGTCGACGAGCTCGTGCACCTCCTCCTCGTCGCGGGCGACGAGGTGGGTGCCGCCGACGACGGTTCGGACCGTCCCGCCGGTCACCGTTTCCGCGTACTCGACGGTGTTGCGGAGGCCTGCGTGTCCACAGCCGAGGACGACGGCGATGCCGTCGGCCGTCTCGACGGCGAGGGCTTGGTCGTCCGGGACGGGGTCGGGTCGCCGCCCGTCGGTGTCCTCGACGACACCTACCGCGGCGTCGGGATGGGGACGGGGAATCTCGCCGAGGGCGTGGACCCCGTCGGCGACTTCGACCGGGGCCTCGTGTTCGACGACCGTCGCCCGGTCGGCTACCGCCGCGCGGGTGTACGGACAGCCGATGTGAGCGCCGCCATCCTCGGGCGCGCGGTAACGGGGCCGCCACACGTCGGGGTGACAGTATACCGTCGGGTCGTCGAGATGTGCGAGGGCGGCGTCGAGGCCGCGGGTGTGGTCGTCGTGGCCGTGGCTGAGGACGACGGCCTCGGCGTCGAGGGGGTGGCCGAGTCGGGCGGCGTTCTCGGGGACGACACCACCGTAGCCGGTGTCGAAGAGTACGTCGCCGACGCGGGCGGCGAACCCCCACTCGCCATGGAGGCCGCGCGGCGACGACACAGCCACGCGGTTGTCGGCCAGTATCGTGAGCGTTACCATCGCCACCCACGGGGCGTGGTGGTCGGGGACGAATGTGTCGGTTCGATCATACGCCATCTCGGCACCGAGCATTGAAATCCTTTTCACCGGCCGAAACGCATTGTGCGGTATGGACTTCGACTTCGGTCGGTCGGTCGGTGTACTGGTGGCGATCACGGCCGTCGCCACGATTGGCCTCACCAACGTGATGGCGCCCGGCACTGTGTTCATGATGGTACTGCCGTCGATGGTCGCGTTCGCCGTCGTCGCCTTCTTCCTCGGCATGAAGCACGGCGAGTACCGGA from Haloplanus salinus encodes:
- the ubaA gene encoding SAMP-activating enzyme E1, with the translated sequence MSDLSLDATQLDRYSRHIIMDEVGPEGQKRLLDSSALVVGAGGLGAPVIQYLAAAGVGTIGVVDDDVVERSNLQRQVIHGDDDVGRPKVDSARDFVAALNPDVGVDTYEARLDRDDADILTDYDVVVDASDNFPTRYLVNDSCRLEGIPVSHGAIYKFEGQVTTLHPDGPCYRCLFREAPEPGTVPDCATTGVLGVLPGTVGCLQATEAVKILLDAGDPLIGRLLFYDAMDMSFETVPYAADPDCPVCGDDPIDSIDDIEYADGCAIGAD
- a CDS encoding aldehyde ferredoxin oxidoreductase C-terminal domain-containing protein is translated as MYCPPEELSAMLDEYYAFRGWDDDGIPTPERLDALDMAELAD
- a CDS encoding MBL fold metallo-hydrolase yields the protein MAYDRTDTFVPDHHAPWVAMVTLTILADNRVAVSSPRGLHGEWGFAARVGDVLFDTGYGGVVPENAARLGHPLDAEAVVLSHGHDDHTRGLDAALAHLDDPTVYCHPDVWRPRYRAPEDGGAHIGCPYTRAAVADRATVVEHEAPVEVADGVHALGEIPRPHPDAAVGVVEDTDGRRPDPVPDDQALAVETADGIAVVLGCGHAGLRNTVEYAETVTGGTVRTVVGGTHLVARDEEEVHELVDWLDGRLDRFGAAHCTGSTARRILAERLPDAFQSVGVGTEFEL
- a CDS encoding DUF7333 family protein, with protein sequence MDFDFGRSVGVLVAITAVATIGLTNVMAPGTVFMMVLPSMVAFAVVAFFLGMKHGEYRTVR